A stretch of DNA from Candidatus Pantoea bituminis:
TACGCCAGCGAAGAAAGAAGTTCTTTGGATTAACACCTTGAAAGGGGGTGTATTTTGCTGGTGGTGTTACACCACACCATCATCACGACCTTTGCGCCCTCACTGCATTATCTGACTGCAGGCATTGCGCCAGCTGAATGGTGGGTCGCCTTTAATAAGTATCTCTCACCTTTACGAATGCCAGCCTTTTTCTTCGTTTCTGGTTTACTGGCCTGCAGCTCCATCGTCAAAAAAGCTGGCAGGACGTTTTTACAAAAAAATTCAGCAATATCGTTTATCTTTACCTGTTATGGGGCGTGATTCAGTGGCTCTCTATTCACTACATCGCGACACATCTGGGTGAAAAGCTTTCGGGTACCAAGAATGCGGCTTACGCCGATACGCCGCTGGAGTTTGTGAAGCTGCTGATGCTGTCAATGACCAGCTTATGGTATCTCTACGCGCTGGCAGGTTTTTTCCTTGCTACCAAGCTGTTCCACAAACAAAAGATCGCCCTGGTGGTGTTGGCATTAGTGGCGAACTATGCGGCCCAATTCAATCTCATCCCCGGATGGGGCCCGGCCAGCGTGGCGCAGAACTATCTCTATTTTCTGCTCGGCGTTTTCTTTAGCCAGGCGCTGGTTGAGTTAAGCAAGCTGGAAGGCCGCCACTGGGTGTGGTTAGCCGCGATCGCGGTAGTCGGCATTGCACATCATGCAGTCGGCCATTATAAAAATCCGTTCTATAGCTTACTGACCATCGTATTTGGCATTGTGCTGTGCCGCTTCCTCAATGAGCGCTTTAACATGGCATGGCTGAACTGGATTGGCCGCAACACGCTGCAAATCTATGTTTTGCACCGTATCTTCATTGAACTGCTGGGCCTGAGCGCGCTGACGCTGGCATTACATTATGGTTGGTTTGGCACGGCAGCCTTCAGTTGGACGTGGGCGTTAGTGATGCCAGTGTGCGGTGTCACGCTATGCGTGCTGATCTCTTTAGCGGTATGGTCAATACTTAATCGTGGTCCGGGACGCATGCTGTTTGTGTATCCGCGTTTACTGCGACAGCCCGTTAAACCTGAAGAGGTGCCTGGCGAACGTTAATCCCGATAAGGCCAGATATTCTGGCCTTTTTTATTTCATTCCTACACGTAATCCTACCCATTTAATTCTGCATAGCATATGTTTTATATTCTCGTTAAACATTTTGACGCATCTGACAAATCTTTTCTACTCGCCCACTTTATTCTGGTTTAATTGCCCTTAGGTTTCTCTCATTTAAATATGCTGCAGGCGATAATAGCCAAATTCATTTTCACTTCTTAGTGTTTAAAATTAAGCAGGATTATTTATGCGCAGCTAATGTAAAGAAACATGAGATAGCGTAAATAACTGTTTGTAACAGGGCCACTCCAAGACTTTTAAGAGTTTCGCTACATTCACCCATCCTTCATTGGCGAATAATCACCTAATAATTCTAAAAACCTAGTGCAATACCTCGCATTGTTTATTCAGCATTCTGTACCACACAGCAGGAGTCAATAAATGAACAACACCAAGTCAGATGAAATATTGTGGGTGAATACCCTAAAAGGCGCCTGTATTCTGTTGGTCGTGCTGTATCACACAGTATTGCCTGGGTTTGAAAGCACGCTGAAATATCTCTCTGCGGGATGGATTCCTGCTGAAATATGGGTGCAGTTTAATACTGTTTTGTCGCCGTTACGAATGCCAGCTTTTTTCTTTGTTTCTGGTTTATTGGCGACGAATGGAATTATGAAGCGGCCATGGAAACAGGTATTCACCAGCCGAATTACTAATCTATTCTACCTTTATATATTATGGGGATTCATTCAATGGTGGTCGATTGTTGGCATATCCACTGAAATTACCGGTCAACGTATTTCTCAAAACTTAAACGCTGCTTATGCAGGTTCTTTATTTGAATTTCTAAAATTAACCTTTATGGCCATGAGTACTTCCTGGTATTTGTACGGATTGGCGATATATTTCCTGTGTGCGAAGATGTTTCGCCAATATAAGTTGGCGCTGTTTATCGCGGCGGTGGTCCTTAACTATCTTGCTGTCGAGAAAATCATTCCGTATTGGGGACCGCAAAGCGTTGCGCAATATTTTCTGTTCTTTTTATTGGGCGCTTTTTGCAGCAGCACCATGTTGCGTCTCAGCGAATGGCGTCGTGAGAACTTCATGCCTTGGGCAATCTTGGCGGCGCTGGCCGGTATCCATGTGATTTTTGGACTCGATAAAAGTCTGTTTACCTGCATTATCGCGGTGTTGTTTAGTGTGGCCGCCTGTCGCTGGCTAAACCAGCATTTCAGTATGTCTTACATGAACTGGATTGGACGCAACACGCTACAAATTTATGTGATACATCGCATCTTCATTGAGTTCTTTGGCATGTCGGCGATTTTGTTTGCCCAACGTCACCATCTGTTTGAACAGGCCTGGTTTTCGTTTATATGGGCGTGCTTCTACCCGTTGGCTATCGTGGCCCTTTGTTCACTCTGTTCGGTTGCTGTGTGGTCGCTCACCAACCGTGGATTGGGGCAATCGCTGTTTATTTTCCCAACGTTGATTGGGATGAAGCGGAACCGCAGTCCGTCGGTGTAGCGGAGGGAGGGTGCCCAATGTGGGCACTTTCACGCTTGCAGCGGGCTAAGGTCAGTGCACGGAGTGCGGATTTCGCTTGCAGCGGGCTGTGCAGGTGACTCACTCCGTGAAGATTCCGCCCGCCAGGCGCTGGGCAGTTTCATCTGCTCCGGGCAGGCGGACGTGTTAAGGGGCTCACGCCAGCCCCTTAACAATCCCGGCGTCCGGCAGACTCCGCGCCACGCTTCGCGCGGTTCCTTCGTCACTCACCCGGCCTGACGGACCGGCTGGACTCGCCGTCCTGGCTCGACCCAGCCTCTTCGCGGCATCCCTGCCGCTCGCCCTGGCCTCCGTTCTTTCCTCAGCGCTGCGTATGCCTCCGGCACCCCACCGCCTGCCACTTTCTTTTCTTTCTTACATACATCCTCGTCTGAAACTCCGATGCGCCAAAAATAATTTCAAAACTCAAAACTCAAAACTCAAAACTCAAAACTCAAAACTCAAAACTCAAAACTCAAAACTCAAAACTCAAAACTCAAAACTCAAAACTCAAAACTCAAAACTCAGTTCATAAATTTAAAGCCCACAGACAAGTCTGTAGTAATTCAGTAATCGAAGACGCGAGAAGGCGGAATGGGTTTATGAGATTCACAGCAGCGCTAAACATACAAGAAAAGGTGCCGCTGTTGCAGCGGGGTCTGCCAGAGGCCATTTCACTCGCCGAGAGAGTGAGGGATTTCAGGACGAGCGGCAGGGATGCCGCGATGAGGACGGGGTGAGCCAGGGATGGCGAATCCGTCCGGTCCGTCAGAAATCGTGAAAAAACGAGGGAACCGCGAAGCGGCGAGGGGGCTGGCCGGAAGCGCGGGTCAAGGGTTGCCGCTCAGCAACCCTTGTCGGTCGCCCGCAGGGAGGAAATGAAACTGCCCGGCTGGCGGGCGAACGAAACAGCCACCGCGCCCGGTTCGGCGCCCCGGACTCAAGCGCCGGTTCGCGCCCCGAACCCAAGCGCCCGGTTCGCGCCCCGAACCTCCATCCTTACCCGATGGTCATCAGACTGGCATTCCCACCTGCGGCAGCAGTATTCACACTCAGTGAGCGCTCAATCAGCAACCGCTCCAGCAGCAAATTAGTTTCACCACGCGCAAAGCCCTGTACCGAAACAATCGCGCCGTTGCGCGCAGCAATCTGTTCGCAGAGCGTGCGGAGCTGATCGGCATCTCCATGATAAATCACCGCATCAAACGCTTCAGCCAGCGGATCTTTCGCCAGGCTAACGCGGGCTTTCACTGCGGCAGGCAGGCTTGCCAGCAAGGTGCGATGTAATTCGTCATCCGGCCACACCGCTGTGCTACCGACGCTGGTTACCGCAGCCAGCTGAGTTAACGCATCCTGCTGGTTATCGGCCAGACACAACACGCTGTCGCGCGGTAACAGTGAGAAGGTGTTGCGCTCGCCGGTTGGGCCAGGCAGCAGACGTACCGTTCCGGCCTGCGCCAGATCGGCATACTGTTGACACAGCATCGCCAACTCCGGCTTCTCTTTTGCCCACTCGCTCAGCGCCTTATGCGGTTCCAGCAGCGCCTGACGCAGCGTGCTGTCTGCTGGGCGTTCAGCATCCTGACGATCAAAGGTCAGACGCAGCGCGCCATCCGGGCGGTGAGAGAGCAAGCGATAGAGGTAAAGCGGGCCACCCGCTTTCGGGCCGGTTCCAGACAAGCCTTCGCCGCCAAAGGGCTGCACGCCCACCACCGCACCCACCATGTTGCGGTTAACGTAAAGGTTGCCGACTTTGGCATTGGCCGTCACCTGCGCGATGGTTTCATCGATGCGCGTGTGGACGCCTAGCGTCAGCCCGTAACCAGAAGCGTTAATGTGATCGACCAGTTTAGGTAAATCGTTGCGTGTGAAGCGCACCACATGCAGCACCGGACCAAAAACTTCTTTATCCAGATCACTGACCTGATCCAGTTCAATCAGCGTTGGTTTGATAAAGGTGCCGGTTGCCCACTCTTTGCTGTCCTGCGGGTTTTCCTGCACGGCCTGATACACGGTGAAGCCTTTATTGCGCATCGCCTGAATGTGACGCTCAATGTTCTCTTTCGCTTCGGCATCAATCACCGGACCGATATCGGTTGAGAGACGCTCAGGATTACCCATACGACATTCTGCCATCGCACCGCGCAACATTTTGAGGGTGTGATCGGCAACATCGGCCTGGATACAGAGTAAACGCAAGGCAGAACAGCGTTGACCGGCGCTGTCAAAGGCCGATGCCACGATATCCGTCACCACTTGTTCAGTCAGCGCCGAGGAGTCGACGATCATTGCATTCATGCCGCCGGTTTCTGCAATCAGTGGGGTAGGACGGCCTTGAGGATCAAGGCGACCCGCCAGATTACGCTGCAGCAGCGTGGCAACAGCGGTTGAACCGGTAAACATCACGCCACGTACGCGCTCATCGCCGGTCAGCTGTGCGCCAACAGTTTCACCCTGGCCGGGCAAAAGCTGCAACACGCCAGCTGGAACGCCTGCATCCAGCAGAATCTGCACCGCCTGTGCGGCAATTAATGGCGTTTGCTCAGCCGGTTTAGCCAGCACGCTGTTACCCGCCGCTAACGCAGCAGCAATCTGGCCGGTAAAAATCGCTAATGGGAAGTTCCACGGGCTAATACAGACCACCGGGCCTAATGGACGATGCGTTTCGTTGTCGAAATCATCGCGCACCATGCCCGCATAGTAATAGAGGAAATCGACCGCTTCGCGCACTTCTGCAATGGCGTTGTTGTAGGTTTTACCCGCTTCACGCACCAGGATGCCGAGCAGCTGTTGCATCTGGCTTTCCATGATCTCTGCAGCGCGTTCCAAAATGGCGGCACGCTCTTCCGGTGGCGTTGCGAACCAGATCGGACCCGCATTCACGGAGGCATCCAGCGCTTGCGACACTTCCTGCTCGCTGGCTTCACGTACGTGGCCCACAACATCATTTGGCATGGCAGGGTTAATGACGGCACGGGTTTCACCCGCGATCAGTTCGCCATCAATAATCGGCTGTGCCACAGTGGGATGTGCCGCGCTGCTGAGCAGGGCGCTGGACAACGACGCAAGGCGATGCTCGTTGGCCATATCCAAACCGGCAGAGTTAACACGGTATTTGCCATAAAGCTCACGTGGCAATGGAATCTTCGGATGCGGTAGGCCAATAGCCCCTTCGCTGGCACCCATTTTTTCCACTGCGCTAACCGGATCGGCCACCAGCTCATCAATTGGTAACGACGTGTCAGCGATGCGGTTAACGAATGAGGTATTGGCGCCGTTTTCCAACAGACGACGCACCAGGTAAGCCAACAGTGTTTCATGCGTACCTACCGGCGCATAAATGCGGCAAGGTCGATTCAGTTTGCCATCCGCAACTTTGCCCACCACCTGCTCGTAGAGCGGTTCACCCATCCCGTGCAGGCACTGGAATTCATACTGACCTGGATAATAGTTATTGCCCGCCAGCTGGTAAATGGCCGCCAACGTATGCGCATTGTGGGTCGCAAACTGCGGATAAATCAGGTTCGGCACCGACAATAATTTGCGGGCGCAGGCCAGATAAGAGATGTCGGTATACACCTTGCGGGTATAAACCGGATAACCTTCCAGGCCTTCCATTTGGGCACGTTTGATTTCGCTGTCCCAATAGGCGCCTTTTACCAGGCGGATCATTAGGCGACGGCGGCTGCGTTGCGCCAGATCGATCAATTCATCAATCACAAACGGGCAGCGCTTCATGTAAGCCTGAATCACAAAGCCGATACCGTTCCAGCCTTCCAGTTCCGGCTCGAAGCAGAGTTTTTCCAGCAGATCCAGCGACAGCTCCAGACGATCGGCTTCTTCTGCGTCAATGTTAATACCGATGTCATAAGAGCGCGCCAGCAGCGTCAGCGATTTCAGAATCGGATAAAGCTCTTCCATTACGCGTTCATATTGCGCGCGGCTATAGCGTGGATGCAGCGCAGAAAGCTTGATCGAAATGCCAGGGCCTTCATAGATGCCGCGCCCGTTTGAGGCTTTGCCAATCGCGTGAATCGCCTGTTGATAAGAGACCAAATAGGCTTTGGCGTCGCTGGCGGTCAGCGCGGCTTCACCCAGCATGTCGTAGGAGTAGCGGAAACCCTTCTCTTCCAGCTTGCGGGCATTTGCCAACGCTTCAGCAATGGTTTCGCCCGTAACGAATTGCTCTCCCATCAAGCGCATCGCCATGTCTACGCCTTTACGAATCAGCGGTTCGCCACTTTTCCCGATAATACGGTTAAGCGAATGCGAAAGATTCGCTTCGTTATGGGTAGAGACCAAACGACCGGTAAACAATAAACCCCAGGTTGCCGCGTTGACGAACAGGGAAGGGCTGCGGCCAAGATGCGATTGCCAATTGCCGTTGCTGATTTTGTCGCGGATTAACGCATCGCGGGTAGGCTTGTCAGGAATACGCAACAGCGCTTCCGCTAAACACATTAGCGCAACACCTTCCTGAGAAGAGAGAGAACTCCTGCAACAGGCTTTGCACCATCCCAGCGCGCCCAGTTGCCCCTTTTTGGTGCCGGAGCTTGTCAGCCAGCTTGTAGGCTAACTGATGGGTT
This window harbors:
- a CDS encoding acyltransferase family protein encodes the protein MNNTKSDEILWVNTLKGACILLVVLYHTVLPGFESTLKYLSAGWIPAEIWVQFNTVLSPLRMPAFFFVSGLLATNGIMKRPWKQVFTSRITNLFYLYILWGFIQWWSIVGISTEITGQRISQNLNAAYAGSLFEFLKLTFMAMSTSWYLYGLAIYFLCAKMFRQYKLALFIAAVVLNYLAVEKIIPYWGPQSVAQYFLFFLLGAFCSSTMLRLSEWRRENFMPWAILAALAGIHVIFGLDKSLFTCIIAVLFSVAACRWLNQHFSMSYMNWIGRNTLQIYVIHRIFIEFFGMSAILFAQRHHLFEQAWFSFIWACFYPLAIVALCSLCSVAVWSLTNRGLGQSLFIFPTLIGMKRNRSPSV